The genomic interval GGCGGCGCGGAATGGCTGGCCGCGAATACCTTTTGCCTTGGGCTCCTCCGGAGGCGCCTCATCGTCCGGCACGCCCCCTTCCGGCTTGTCGTGGCCCTGCCCGGGCCGATACGCCTTGCCGGTCTTGCTTAGGGCCACAAGACGATCGAATTCGCCGGCGTCCTTGGCCTTGGACCGCGCGTCGTCGTAATGTACTTGGCCCTTCTCGACCAAGTAGGCCAGCGATTGGTCCAAGGTCTGCATCTTCTGGCGTGCGCCCGTCTGGATCATCGAGCCGACCTGATAGGTCTTGTTCTCGCGGATCATGTTGCGGATCGCCGACGTGGCCACCAGTGATTCGAACGCGGCCACGCGCCCTTTGCCGTCCGAGCGCTTGACCAGGGTCTGCGAAATGACCCCGACCAGGTTTACCGAAAGCTGCATGCGAATCTGCTGCTGCTGGTGGATAGGGAAGACGTCCACGATGCGGTCCACGGTCTGGACGGCGTCCACGGTATGCAAGGTCCCAAAAACGAGGTGGCCGGTTTCAGCCGCCGTGATCGCCAGATGAATGGTCTCAAGGTCGCGCATTTCGCCGACGAGAATCACATCGGGGTCTTGACGAAGCACGTACTTGAGTGCGTTGGCAAAGCTGTTGGTGTCCACGTCGAGCTCACGCTGGTTGATCAGCGCCTTGTGGTCGCCGTGGACGAACTCAATCGGATCTTCGACGGTCACGATGTGCGTCGGCTGCGTCCGGTTGATGCGGTCGATCATCGCCGCCTGCGTTGTTGACTTGCCCGAGCCCGCTGGCCCGGTCACCAGCACAAGTCCGCGCGGGCGCTCGATATAGTCGAAACATGCGGCGGGGAGGTTGAGCTCCTCCATCGTCTGGATGCGGTAGGGAATGACGCGAAACGCCGCCTGAATCGCGCTTCGCTGCTGGTAGAGATTCCCTCGGAAGCGGGCATAGCCCTCAATTTCGAAAGCAAAGTCCAATTCAAGCTCTCGCTTGAATCTCTCGGCCTGGTCCTCTCGAAGAAGAGACCCAAGGGCCTCGAAGAACTGGTCGCCGTCGAAGTGAGGCGCTTCCTCGACCTCGACCAAGTCCCCGTGGATTCGGAAGTAGAGCTTGCCGGTATCGGACTTGACGTGCAGATCCGAGCCCCCGAGCTCGACGCACTTTTTGAGGAAGGGCTCAATGCGGAGCAAGGGCCACCTCCACAAGTCCGAGATTCATGCAACGGCGCTGAAAATCCGCAGGGCTCGACGTCTTCGCGAGGGCGTGTTCATAATCGATCAGGCCCTTCTTCAGGAGTTCGATGAGGCTGCCGTCGAGGGTCTGCATGCCCAAGCTCGCCCCCGTTTGAATGTCCAGGTAGACCTGGTGGGTCTTCCCCTCGCGGACAAGCGTGCGGATGGATGGCGTAGCCACTAACACTTCAAACGCCGCCACGCGGCCCTTCTGATCCTTGGTTGGGATCAAAGTCTGTGAGATTACGGCCTGAAGGGTCACGCTGAGCTGGGTGCGTATCTGCGCTTGCTGGTCTGGCTCAAAAACGTCCACGATTCGGTCGATGGTCTGTGCCGCGTCCACGGTGTGGAGCGTGGACATCACAAGGTGGCCGGTTTCAGCCGCCGTGATCGCGAGCTGGATTGTCTCAAGGTCGCGCATTTCGCCGACCAGGATCACGTCTGGGTTCTGGCGCATCACGTGTCGCAGAGCGTCGGCGAAGGAATGGGTGTCGGTGCCCAGTTCCCGCTGATTGATGATGCTTTGCTGATCCTTGTGGACGTATTCGATCGGGTCCTCGATCGTCATGATGTGGCTGCGCTTCGCCCTGTTGATGTGATGGATCATCGCCGCGAGCGAAGTGCTCTTGCCGGAGCCCGTCGGCCCCGTCACCAGGATCAATCCGCGCGGCAGCATGCAGAGGTGCTTACAGACCTCAGGCATCTGCAGGTCGTCAATCGTGCGGATGGTGAAGGGGATAACGCGGAACACGGCGCCCAGGCTGTGCCTGTGCCAGAACATGTTCACGCGGAAGCGGGAGAGCCCGGGAACATCGTAACTGAGGTCCAGTTCCTTGAACGTGTGCAGACGTTTGTTGCGCTCGGGAGTGAGGATGCCCAGCAAGAGGGCGCGCAGTTGCTCCTCGGGCACAGGCGGATAGTCGGCGCGCCGAAGCTCGCCGTGAATCCTCATGAAGGGAGGCTCGCCTGCCTTGAGGTGCAGGTCGCTAGCCTCTTTGTCCACGAGGTCGCGCAGCAGATCGTCAATCGTGAGGCTCAAAGGTACTACTCTTGGATTATCGGCGGAGCATCTGCTTCAACTCGGAACCGACGCCGGCATAGTGCAACGCCGTCTCTTCGGTAATCACTCCCGCTTTCACATAGCGGAGCAAGCTCTGGTTCATGGTCTGCATCCCCCAGAACTCGCCGTCGTTGATCGCATGGTAGATGTCGCTGAAGTGGCCGTCTTCCACCATCTTCTGAATTGTCGGCGTGACGACCATGATCTCAAGCGCCGCGACGCGGCCGTTTCCGTCTGCTCTGGGCACAAGCTTTTGGGCGATAACCGCCCTCAAACTGTTCGCCAACCGAATGCACAAATGGTTTTTTTCGTGCGGTGGGAACATGTTGATGATTCTGTCCAGCGTCTCATATGTGCTCGACGTGTGGACCGTTGAGAACACAAGGTGGCCGGTTTCACCGGCTTGCATCGCGATGTTGAACGTGTCCACGTCACGCATTTCGCCGATGAGGATGATGTCGGGCGCTTCACGGACGACCGCGCGGAGCGCCGGCTTGAAGTCCTCGGTGTCGATACCGATCTCACGCTGCGTGATGTAAGCCTTCTTGTCTCGATGAACGAATTCGAGCGGGTCCTCGACGGTGACGATATGATGCGCCCGCATCTGGTTCATCAAGTCGATCATCGCCGCCAGCGTCGTGGTTTTGCCGCAGCCCGTAGGTCCCGTGACGAGCACGAGCCCGAGTCTATGCTTGCAGAACTCGCGCAGGACCGGTGGGAGGCCCAAATCCTCGATGGAGAGGATGTTCATGGGGATGATTCGGCAAACAATGCCCCAGGTGCCGCGCTGCATGTGGATGTTGGCGCGTACGCGGCAGTTTTCGCCGACGCTGAACGCGAGGTCCATCTCCATGTGGTCCTCGAACTTGCGGCGTTGCTTCTCGGTCATGATCGACGAGATCATGCGAATGGCGTTTGGCGCATCCACGACCGGAAAGTCGCCGGGAAGCGGCTTGATCAGCGAGTGCTGCCGCATCGTTGGAGGCGCTCCAACTTTGACAAAAACGTCGGATGCCTTTTCGTGAAAGCCAATGTCGATGAGTTCGTGAAGCGTTACGCTCGCAGGGTCTCGCATTCCAGTATCCTAAGTGTTCTTGGGCTGAAGCTAGCCGCCAGGCCGCCGTCCGCGCAGGAGGGCCAAGTATACCAAGACGCCTGCCGCAACACCTGCCGCCCCGATCGCAGCCCACACGAATACGGGGAGCGTTGCCTGCCCGTTGGACGGCTTTTCGGGGGCCTTTCGTTCGGGTTTCCCGGTCGGGATGACGACCTTCTGGGCGTCCTGAGTTTTGAGGCCGATACGGTATTCGACCCCCTGCGGGTCTTTGTTTTCGCTTGCTTCAAGCGTGATGGAGTCATTTTCAAGCTTGCGCAATGTGGTCGCTTGGGGAACCAATCCGACGAACATAATCGAAAGGCCCTTGGCGGTGTACGGCTCGGGCGCACCCACGAAAGCTTTCACCAGCGCATCGAGCCGAACGGTACCTTGATCTTTGTTCCAGAGGCCGAAAGTACCGCATGATCCTTTGAGGAAAGCCAGTTCGGGCTTGCCGGGATCGATTTGGTCCTTGCGCAGCGCGAGACCGTTGACCGGAGAGCCCAAATAGCCACCTATGGCGAGGATTTGCCTCTGCAGAAGGTCGGAAGGATAGTCCGGGTGAAGGACCGAGACCTCGACCAGATCGCCGCCGGTCGCGTGCTTTCTTACGACGATCATCACGTCCGGCCGAACGTTCGCGAACGGCTTGGGCTGCCCGCCCTGTTGGCAGAAAACCATTGCGGCGGCAAAGAGAACGGGCACGGTGAAGAGCTTCCGCACGAATGGGACGATACCTTTTTGGGAGATGTGGGGATGGGAGAAGGGCCTTAGCCCTTAAGCACCTGGGGTTGGGCAGCGGGAGATCGGGCAGGACAGCGGTGGCTCGGGCTCAAGCTGAAGCGGCCGGTGCATGGACTGCGGTGACTTGTCATCGCCTTCGTTCAGCCGACTTGTCGGCGCGCCAACCAGAGCCGCGAGGCCGAAGGACAACGATCCATGCAAGACAAAGAAGACCCCATCCCTCTAGAGCCAAACCGAGACCGAACTCAACCATCGAACCTTCGCGTGTGCGCGCGCGTCTCTTCAAAAGGCCCTACGGAGGACCCGTTTCCTAACCGAAAAGACAACCGGAGTCCGGGAATTGACCTAGGTTGGAGAAATCCCCTCGACCTTTTCGGCGTAGTTGAACAAAGACCAGTTATAATGGCGATTCGATCACGATGTCACAAGTGAACAAAGCACCTCACGAAGGCGAAAACGGCGAATTGGGAACCGCTGTGCTGTTGACGCCCGAAGGCTATAAAGCGCTCCACGACGAGCT from Armatimonadota bacterium carries:
- a CDS encoding type IV pilus twitching motility protein PilT codes for the protein MLRIEPFLKKCVELGGSDLHVKSDTGKLYFRIHGDLVEVEEAPHFDGDQFFEALGSLLREDQAERFKRELELDFAFEIEGYARFRGNLYQQRSAIQAAFRVIPYRIQTMEELNLPAACFDYIERPRGLVLVTGPAGSGKSTTQAAMIDRINRTQPTHIVTVEDPIEFVHGDHKALINQRELDVDTNSFANALKYVLRQDPDVILVGEMRDLETIHLAITAAETGHLVFGTLHTVDAVQTVDRIVDVFPIHQQQQIRMQLSVNLVGVISQTLVKRSDGKGRVAAFESLVATSAIRNMIRENKTYQVGSMIQTGARQKMQTLDQSLAYLVEKGQVHYDDARSKAKDAGEFDRLVALSKTGKAYRPGQGHDKPEGGVPDDEAPPEEPKAKGIRGQPFRAAFRRE
- a CDS encoding type IV pilus twitching motility protein PilT is translated as MSLTIDDLLRDLVDKEASDLHLKAGEPPFMRIHGELRRADYPPVPEEQLRALLLGILTPERNKRLHTFKELDLSYDVPGLSRFRVNMFWHRHSLGAVFRVIPFTIRTIDDLQMPEVCKHLCMLPRGLILVTGPTGSGKSTSLAAMIHHINRAKRSHIMTIEDPIEYVHKDQQSIINQRELGTDTHSFADALRHVMRQNPDVILVGEMRDLETIQLAITAAETGHLVMSTLHTVDAAQTIDRIVDVFEPDQQAQIRTQLSVTLQAVISQTLIPTKDQKGRVAAFEVLVATPSIRTLVREGKTHQVYLDIQTGASLGMQTLDGSLIELLKKGLIDYEHALAKTSSPADFQRRCMNLGLVEVALAPH
- a CDS encoding PilT/PilU family type 4a pilus ATPase encodes the protein MRDPASVTLHELIDIGFHEKASDVFVKVGAPPTMRQHSLIKPLPGDFPVVDAPNAIRMISSIMTEKQRRKFEDHMEMDLAFSVGENCRVRANIHMQRGTWGIVCRIIPMNILSIEDLGLPPVLREFCKHRLGLVLVTGPTGCGKTTTLAAMIDLMNQMRAHHIVTVEDPLEFVHRDKKAYITQREIGIDTEDFKPALRAVVREAPDIILIGEMRDVDTFNIAMQAGETGHLVFSTVHTSSTYETLDRIINMFPPHEKNHLCIRLANSLRAVIAQKLVPRADGNGRVAALEIMVVTPTIQKMVEDGHFSDIYHAINDGEFWGMQTMNQSLLRYVKAGVITEETALHYAGVGSELKQMLRR